TCTGCAATCGATTAGAAAACTTAGCATATCCGTACTTTTATCATGGCTCCAAAGCCAAGGGAAGGCGCCGGCTCCAACTGCTCTCGCGGCTCGTGGCCGTCAACCTCCGCCGGCGTGGATGGCTCGGCCTGCTACGGAGGAAGCATGACGGCGCCGCACAAAAATGCCGCCCGACCGCCGGCTACGAAGGCTTGCCTCGGCGACGACGTGCTGGTGGTGGAGATGTTCGCCAAGGAGCTAACTCCgagcgacgtcggcaagctaaaCAGGTCAATCAAATTCAAATCTACATGAATCGCTTTCAATATCAGAGACTCGATGTTCATGGTGATCGACCTACAGGTTGGTGATCCCCAAGAAGCACGCGATGCAGCACTTTTCTCACGCGGCTCCACCGACACAAGAGGAATTGTCGATCGTGTTCGTCGACAGAGACGGGCGATGGTGGACATTTCGTTACTGCTACTGGAAGAGCAGCCAGAGCTTCGTGTTCACCAAGGGCTGGAATCGATTTGTCAAAGAGAAGCGACTGCGTGCTAAGGA
This genomic stretch from Zingiber officinale cultivar Zhangliang chromosome 7A, Zo_v1.1, whole genome shotgun sequence harbors:
- the LOC122000287 gene encoding B3 domain-containing protein Os04g0581400-like is translated as MAPKPREGAGSNCSRGSWPSTSAGVDGSACYGGSMTAPHKNAARPPATKACLGDDVLVVEMFAKELTPSDVGKLNRLVIPKKHAMQHFSHAAPPTQEELSIVFVDRDGRWWTFRYCYWKSSQSFVFTKGWNRFVKEKRLRAKDTVTFYRCVDDRNGTYCLIDTIRHAENDRNEEDDKAPKDGLSFERRMKQQEYDDKDELTRYGDGEVVPMESKKKLRLFGEWIKIE